Proteins encoded by one window of Cannabis sativa cultivar Pink pepper isolate KNU-18-1 chromosome 4, ASM2916894v1, whole genome shotgun sequence:
- the LOC115714489 gene encoding probable peroxygenase 5 isoform X2, with the protein MATNNNIQQEEEESKKFVPSNEFVLQKHASFFDRNHDGLIYPWETFKGFRAIGSGIALSTVASLFINITLSGKTRPGKFPHLLFPIEIKNIQRGKHGSDTGVYDDQGRFVASKFEELIAKHAHTYPDAMTGKEVRELLRANRTGSFLNGWVGAMAEWLVLYNLAKDKRGLLTKDTIRDVYDGSLFERLEKEHSSSKKKHSSA; encoded by the exons ATggctactaataataatattcagcAAG aagaagaagaaagtaaGAAGTTTGTACCAAGTAATGAGTTTGTTCTGCAAAAACATGCTTCATTCTTCGACAGGAATCATGATGGTCTCATTTATCCTTGGGAAACTTTCAAAG GATTTCGTGCAATTGGGAGTGGTATTGCGTTGTCTACCGTAGCTTCACTATTTATCAATATCACTCTTAGTGGCAAAACTCGCCCT GGAAAATTTCCTCATCTACTCTTTCCTATAgagataaaaaatatacaacgTGGTAAACATGGAAGTGACACTGGTGTATACGACGATCAAGGAAG atTCGTTGCTTCAAAATTTGAAGAGCTGATTGCAAAGCATGCACATACATATCCAGACGCAATGACTGGAAAAGAAGTAAGGGAATTATTAAGGGCCAACAGAACTGGCTCTTTCTTGAATGGATG GGTGGGTGCAATGGCTGAATGGCTTGTGCTATATAATCTTGCTAAGGACAAGAGAGGATTGCTTACAAAGGACACAATTAGAGATGTTTATGATGGAAGCTTATTTGAAAGATTGGAGAAAGAACATTCTTCTTCAAAAAAGAAACA TTCTTCTGCTTAA
- the LOC115714489 gene encoding probable peroxygenase 5 isoform X1 → MATNNNIQQEEEEESKKFVPSNEFVLQKHASFFDRNHDGLIYPWETFKGFRAIGSGIALSTVASLFINITLSGKTRPGKFPHLLFPIEIKNIQRGKHGSDTGVYDDQGRFVASKFEELIAKHAHTYPDAMTGKEVRELLRANRTGSFLNGWVGAMAEWLVLYNLAKDKRGLLTKDTIRDVYDGSLFERLEKEHSSSKKKHSSA, encoded by the exons ATggctactaataataatattcagcAAG aagaagaagaagaaagtaaGAAGTTTGTACCAAGTAATGAGTTTGTTCTGCAAAAACATGCTTCATTCTTCGACAGGAATCATGATGGTCTCATTTATCCTTGGGAAACTTTCAAAG GATTTCGTGCAATTGGGAGTGGTATTGCGTTGTCTACCGTAGCTTCACTATTTATCAATATCACTCTTAGTGGCAAAACTCGCCCT GGAAAATTTCCTCATCTACTCTTTCCTATAgagataaaaaatatacaacgTGGTAAACATGGAAGTGACACTGGTGTATACGACGATCAAGGAAG atTCGTTGCTTCAAAATTTGAAGAGCTGATTGCAAAGCATGCACATACATATCCAGACGCAATGACTGGAAAAGAAGTAAGGGAATTATTAAGGGCCAACAGAACTGGCTCTTTCTTGAATGGATG GGTGGGTGCAATGGCTGAATGGCTTGTGCTATATAATCTTGCTAAGGACAAGAGAGGATTGCTTACAAAGGACACAATTAGAGATGTTTATGATGGAAGCTTATTTGAAAGATTGGAGAAAGAACATTCTTCTTCAAAAAAGAAACA TTCTTCTGCTTAA